A single genomic interval of Candidatus Paceibacterota bacterium harbors:
- a CDS encoding single-stranded DNA-binding protein, translating into MYLNKALVIGNLTRDPELKALPSGFNVTSFAVATNRVWKDKNGAKQESVDYHNIVVFGRQAETAAQYLRKGASVLVEGRMQTRSWDDKDGKKNYRTEIVADRVQFGPRSGGVSASGGATGSGPASAASPIKGSDKTSASVDEKDNLDTIDYPEEEINPDDIPF; encoded by the coding sequence ATGTATCTCAACAAAGCATTAGTGATAGGCAATTTGACCCGGGATCCAGAGCTCAAGGCCCTCCCTTCCGGATTCAATGTGACTTCTTTTGCGGTAGCCACCAACCGTGTCTGGAAAGACAAAAATGGGGCAAAGCAGGAAAGTGTGGATTACCATAATATTGTTGTTTTTGGCCGTCAGGCTGAGACGGCGGCCCAGTATCTTCGCAAAGGGGCCTCAGTCTTGGTAGAGGGCCGTATGCAGACCCGTTCATGGGATGATAAAGACGGCAAGAAAAATTATCGCACGGAGATTGTAGCTGACCGCGTCCAGTTTGGTCCGCGCTCAGGCGGTGTCTCAGCTTCAGGAGGGGCTACGGGCAGTGGTCCTGCCAGTGCAGCCTCCCCAATAAAGGGAAGTGATAAAACATCGGCTTCAGTTGACGAAAAAGATAATCTGGATACTATTGATTACCCAGAGGAAGAAATCAATCCTGACGACATTCCTTTTTAA
- a CDS encoding 30S ribosomal protein S6, with protein sequence MSLENTDVNNDLNILSGVDDVDTDSDSRVYELAFHLVPTLPEESVAVEFSNIKSLIEKAKGHFISEDFPKMRVLAYSISKKIKAANHTFDRAYFGWIKFEASPEVVEILKKQLDLSDVVLRYLTIKTVKENTLYTQRTYKGPVTKKPDDASSEVANEAVSPDKAVPSMSEAEIDKTIDSLVIN encoded by the coding sequence ATGTCTTTAGAAAATACGGATGTAAATAATGATCTAAATATTCTTTCTGGCGTTGACGACGTTGACACAGATAGTGATTCACGGGTCTATGAGCTCGCTTTTCACCTTGTGCCTACTCTTCCAGAAGAGAGCGTGGCTGTCGAATTTTCTAATATCAAATCTCTAATTGAAAAGGCCAAGGGGCATTTTATCTCAGAAGATTTTCCTAAAATGAGAGTTTTGGCCTATTCAATCTCCAAAAAAATCAAAGCAGCCAATCACACTTTTGACCGAGCCTATTTTGGTTGGATAAAGTTCGAAGCTAGTCCTGAAGTTGTAGAAATACTCAAAAAGCAGCTTGATTTGAGTGATGTAGTTCTCCGATACCTCACCATCAAGACAGTAAAGGAAAACACTCTGTATACACAGCGTACTTATAAAGGTCCTGTTACCAAAAAACCAGACGATGCTTCTTCCGAAGTGGCCAACGAAGCGGTTTCACCTGACAAAGCGGTTCCATCTATGTCCGAAGCTGAAATCGATAAAACCATCGATAGTCTAGTTATCAACTAA
- a CDS encoding TatD family hydrolase, whose amino-acid sequence MSKNIEYIDIHSHLNFADYENDRDQVIERMAEEGVATVTVGTDLKSSQHAVALADKYPFFYACVGQHPADVPEGGVAESFDEAAYTKLLGHPKTVAMGECGLDYFYLNKQLKEGKISQTDVEKEKARQRALFRKQVELAIKFDKPLMLHCRETYGEILEILDGYFKVYGSQLRGNAHFFAGTLEEAQAFLDLGFTLSFTGVITFARQYEELVKHVPLDRLLSETDAPYVTPVPHRGKRNEPAHVIEVVEKMAQIKGISVESLKKQLIQNANTLFRISL is encoded by the coding sequence ATGTCAAAAAATATAGAATATATAGACATTCATTCACATTTGAACTTTGCAGATTATGAAAACGATCGTGATCAGGTGATTGAACGTATGGCAGAAGAAGGTGTGGCCACCGTCACTGTGGGCACAGACCTAAAAAGTTCTCAGCATGCAGTCGCTTTGGCGGACAAGTATCCATTTTTTTATGCTTGTGTCGGGCAGCATCCAGCGGACGTGCCAGAGGGTGGTGTGGCCGAGAGTTTTGATGAAGCGGCCTATACCAAGCTTTTGGGGCATCCAAAGACTGTGGCAATGGGGGAGTGTGGCTTGGACTATTTTTATTTAAACAAGCAACTGAAAGAAGGAAAAATAAGTCAGACAGATGTAGAAAAGGAAAAAGCCAGACAACGAGCGCTTTTTCGAAAGCAAGTAGAGCTGGCCATAAAATTTGACAAACCGCTGATGCTCCATTGTCGTGAGACTTACGGAGAAATTTTAGAGATTCTTGATGGGTATTTTAAGGTCTATGGGTCACAATTGCGGGGGAATGCACACTTCTTTGCGGGTACCCTTGAAGAAGCTCAGGCATTCCTTGATCTTGGTTTTACCTTATCTTTCACTGGGGTTATTACTTTTGCTCGTCAGTATGAGGAGCTTGTTAAACATGTTCCATTAGACAGGCTTCTTTCAGAAACCGACGCTCCTTATGTCACACCAGTCCCACATAGAGGTAAGAGAAACGAACCAGCGCACGTTATTGAAGTAGTCGAAAAAATGGCTCAAATAAAGGGTATTTCTGTAGAGTCGCTAAAAAAGCAACTCATTCAAAACGCCAATACTTTATTTAGGATTAGTCTTTGA
- the metG gene encoding methionine--tRNA ligase, protein MSKKPFYITTTLPYVNADAHVGHALEQIRADIVARWKRLTGHEVFFNTGTDEHGNKIYQKAIETGQDVQAYVDYYAERFKKLKKVLNLSYDNFIRTTDLHHIAAAQAFWKICLDKGDIYKKNYKTKYCTGCEMEKTDSELDEKGRCLIHPQLEIEIIEEENYFFRYSKYQQSLLDLYQAHPDLVIPHTRLNEIKSFVSNGLQDFSISRLKSKMPWGIPVPGDDEQVMYVWFDALVNYIAAIGWPENMDKFKKWAIESGGMVQYCGKDNLRPQAAMWQAMLLSASLPASKNIIIDGFVTGEGGIKMSKSMGNIVDPIDVVNEYGTDALRYMVARELHCFEDSPFSLERVKEAYNSGLANGLGNLVSRVMKMATTHLEGSVEILDEVGGKNIPEDFINFLEGFEIQQASHVVWKHIAECDAYIQETQPFKLVKVDKEKALVIIRELVQRVYAIACMLESILPETSEKIKTIIREHRMPEIPLFVRKD, encoded by the coding sequence ATGTCAAAAAAACCTTTCTATATCACCACCACTTTGCCATACGTCAACGCTGACGCGCACGTAGGGCACGCTCTCGAACAGATCCGAGCAGATATCGTTGCTAGGTGGAAGCGTCTGACTGGCCACGAAGTTTTTTTTAACACAGGCACCGATGAACACGGCAACAAAATTTACCAGAAAGCCATTGAAACAGGCCAGGATGTCCAAGCCTATGTCGACTATTATGCTGAACGTTTTAAAAAACTGAAGAAGGTTTTAAATCTCAGTTATGATAATTTTATTCGGACTACCGATCTGCACCATATAGCGGCGGCGCAGGCTTTTTGGAAGATTTGTCTGGACAAGGGGGATATTTACAAAAAAAACTATAAGACAAAATACTGCACCGGCTGTGAAATGGAAAAGACTGATTCCGAGCTCGATGAAAAAGGCCGTTGTCTTATTCACCCTCAGCTCGAAATCGAAATTATCGAGGAAGAAAATTATTTTTTTCGCTATTCAAAATATCAGCAGAGCTTGCTGGATCTATATCAAGCGCATCCCGATCTTGTTATTCCCCACACCCGCTTGAATGAAATAAAGTCCTTTGTTTCAAACGGTTTGCAGGATTTTAGTATTTCTCGTCTCAAAAGCAAGATGCCGTGGGGTATACCGGTGCCTGGAGACGATGAACAGGTGATGTATGTCTGGTTTGATGCCTTGGTCAACTATATAGCTGCTATTGGCTGGCCGGAAAATATGGACAAGTTTAAAAAATGGGCCATCGAGTCTGGGGGCATGGTCCAGTATTGTGGCAAGGACAATTTGCGTCCTCAAGCAGCCATGTGGCAAGCGATGCTCCTTTCTGCCAGTCTTCCTGCTTCAAAAAATATTATTATCGACGGTTTTGTGACGGGTGAAGGGGGGATCAAAATGAGCAAAAGCATGGGCAATATCGTCGATCCGATTGATGTGGTCAATGAATACGGCACGGACGCCCTACGTTATATGGTGGCCCGAGAGCTGCACTGTTTTGAAGACAGCCCTTTTAGTCTGGAACGGGTCAAAGAGGCTTACAACTCCGGCTTGGCCAACGGTCTCGGCAATCTAGTCTCTCGAGTGATGAAAATGGCTACCACGCACCTAGAAGGTTCGGTTGAAATTTTAGATGAGGTAGGGGGTAAAAATATCCCGGAAGATTTTATAAATTTTCTTGAAGGTTTTGAAATTCAACAGGCTTCGCATGTTGTTTGGAAGCACATTGCTGAATGCGATGCTTACATTCAGGAGACCCAACCCTTTAAGCTGGTTAAAGTAGACAAAGAAAAAGCGCTGGTTATTATCCGTGAGCTTGTGCAGCGCGTCTACGCTATTGCTTGCATGCTTGAGTCAATCCTCCCTGAAACTTCAGAAAAAATTAAGACTATCATACGAGAACATCGCATGCCCGAAATACCGCTGTTTGTCCGCAAGGATTAA
- the rpsR gene encoding 30S ribosomal protein S18 yields the protein MQNTKQCFFSQNNIEHIDYKDVDILKKFLNPHARMLSRKRSGVTAKNQRKLATAVKRARFMALLPFVAR from the coding sequence ATGCAAAATACAAAACAGTGTTTCTTTTCTCAAAACAATATTGAACATATCGATTATAAAGATGTCGATATTCTTAAGAAGTTTTTAAATCCTCACGCTCGCATGCTTTCACGCAAGCGTTCAGGAGTCACAGCAAAAAACCAGCGCAAGCTCGCTACAGCCGTCAAACGCGCTCGTTTCATGGCGCTGCTTCCTTTTGTAGCTCGGTAG
- the recA gene encoding recombinase RecA yields MGSIDDAIAQIKTKFGDDSIMKLGEKTRVDIDAIPTGSIGLDAALGVGGLPRGRIVEIFGPESSGKTTLTLHVIAEAQKRGGICAFIDAEHTMDPEYAKRLGVKIDELLISQPDTGEQSLEIVESLVRSGKLDVIVIDSVAALTPKDEIEGDMGAHHVGKQARLMSQALRKLTAIVARSKTIVIFINQIRMQIGVMFGNPETTPGGKALKFYTSVRLDIRRIAQIKKGEEVMGGRCRVKVVKNKVAAPFRQTEFDLMYNEGISKEGEIIALGEKMGLIKKSGTSYSYGENKIGRGYDSTRQFLKENKKISDEILKEIRKKLKEV; encoded by the coding sequence ATGGGTTCAATTGATGACGCTATTGCCCAGATTAAAACAAAATTTGGCGACGACTCTATTATGAAGCTAGGCGAAAAAACCAGGGTAGATATAGATGCCATTCCTACCGGATCTATCGGCCTCGATGCCGCTCTGGGCGTAGGAGGTCTCCCCCGCGGACGCATCGTCGAAATTTTTGGGCCTGAATCATCTGGTAAAACTACCCTGACTCTCCACGTCATCGCCGAAGCCCAAAAACGCGGCGGGATCTGTGCATTTATTGATGCCGAACATACCATGGACCCTGAATATGCCAAACGACTTGGTGTCAAAATTGACGAATTGCTTATTTCTCAGCCAGATACAGGTGAGCAATCCCTTGAGATTGTTGAGAGTCTTGTCCGTTCGGGCAAGCTCGATGTGATTGTCATCGACTCAGTCGCCGCCCTTACTCCAAAAGACGAGATCGAGGGCGATATGGGGGCTCACCATGTAGGAAAGCAGGCTCGTCTGATGTCTCAGGCCCTTCGAAAGCTCACGGCTATTGTGGCTCGCTCAAAAACTATTGTTATTTTTATAAACCAAATCCGTATGCAGATCGGAGTGATGTTTGGTAACCCTGAAACTACTCCTGGAGGCAAAGCTCTCAAATTTTATACCTCGGTCCGCCTTGATATCCGCCGTATAGCTCAGATCAAAAAAGGTGAAGAGGTCATGGGGGGACGCTGCCGGGTCAAAGTGGTCAAAAATAAAGTGGCCGCTCCTTTCCGGCAGACTGAATTTGATCTTATGTACAATGAAGGCATCTCTAAAGAGGGAGAAATCATCGCTCTGGGAGAAAAAATGGGCTTGATTAAAAAATCAGGTACCTCCTACTCGTATGGGGAGAACAAAATCGGACGCGGCTATGATTCTACCCGACAATTCCTCAAAGAAAATAAAAAAATATCTGACGAAATCCTCAAAGAAATCCGCAAAAAATTGAAGGAGGTTTAG